The Flammeovirga kamogawensis genome includes a region encoding these proteins:
- a CDS encoding helix-turn-helix domain-containing protein, translating to MNKYKMINGSGLEVIEKLQSIFGGTFKNDVYETDTTEVYLKYEYFCPFDGVEIMIHHVKYKKDMYMETYTPDTNEKNIYFQFEYIGNNIPNTFTNDTDRDNAKMMSIMSSKIPLSFVAQKGNEVKWMTVRVPYDYYHNKMKHLEEYIGKAFDKDSNWVLYDIAPMAISINIKKLFDRDKNLSTPLLTSLFVCSAIENVAIFLDRIIKRDPLSGSAINMHSDDIERIQNIKNELTNLYQKTPSLNDLADKYGVSISKLKRDFNAVFGTSLHKFHADYKLEMAYNMLITKQSSITDVSRHFGYSTISRFSESFKQKYGVTPKQIASKFQ from the coding sequence TTGAATAAATACAAAATGATAAATGGGTCTGGGTTAGAAGTAATAGAAAAACTTCAATCCATATTCGGTGGTACTTTTAAAAATGATGTGTATGAAACAGATACTACAGAAGTATACCTTAAGTATGAATATTTTTGTCCTTTTGATGGTGTAGAAATCATGATTCACCACGTGAAATATAAAAAAGATATGTATATGGAGACGTATACGCCTGATACCAATGAGAAAAATATCTATTTTCAATTTGAATATATAGGCAATAACATTCCGAATACTTTTACAAATGATACAGACAGAGATAATGCTAAAATGATGTCTATAATGAGTTCAAAAATACCATTATCATTTGTTGCTCAAAAAGGAAATGAAGTAAAATGGATGACAGTAAGAGTACCTTATGATTACTATCATAATAAAATGAAACACCTAGAAGAGTACATAGGCAAAGCATTTGATAAAGACAGTAATTGGGTACTTTATGATATTGCTCCAATGGCTATTAGTATTAATATCAAGAAGTTATTTGATAGAGATAAGAATCTTTCTACACCTTTACTTACTTCTTTATTTGTGTGTAGTGCTATAGAAAATGTAGCAATTTTTCTAGATAGAATTATTAAAAGAGACCCACTATCTGGTAGTGCAATAAATATGCACAGTGATGATATTGAAAGGATTCAAAATATAAAAAATGAATTAACGAACCTTTATCAAAAGACACCTTCCTTAAATGATTTAGCGGATAAATATGGTGTATCAATATCTAAATTGAAAAGAGATTTTAATGCTGTATTTGGCACCTCTCTTCATAAATTTCATGCAGATTATAAATTAGAAATGGCTTACAATATGCTTATTACAAAGCAGAGTTCTATTACAGATGTTAGTAGACATTTTGGGTATTCAACAATCTCTCGTTTTTCTGAATCATTCAAACAAAAATATGGTGTTACTCCAAAACAGATAGCTAGTAAATTCCAGTAA
- a CDS encoding SusC/RagA family TonB-linked outer membrane protein: MLRFILKWQKQLFIFLVMILINTSAYAQVQVSGIVTSKSDEFPIPGVTILVKGTTVGTVTNFDGKYTITCEPNDMLVFRYIGMEEQYIEVNNQTTINVLMVDKLEHLDEVVVVGYGTQRKSHVTGAISKVKNEKLDQLPVSRVDEALIGQVSGVNIQMTNPQAGSSPTIQVRGVGSIGAAASPAVVVDGVLVDSDYLASLDMNDVESIEVLKDASSAAIFGSRGGNGVIMITTKSGEPGETKFSFNSYYGRKWALTRDNFRPTVAQTKATAEAYRAEIEQNFPDYAEDEQLNYIYNKANTTITRLEHMQRITPGEETDWQDIIFQEGNIQSYSLSANGGSENTNYHISGAYLQDDGVLLADSYSKMNLRFKLKTKLSKKLELGVNFNPTREQKQVFPTSVHESLRQSSWLPIKHDDHTIQFVDRGNFPDVAVGDYAQESHFNNYPDPNDPTKTLPNLSVTNNSNPYANIVERDHKELTHRIYASAYVKYKILKGLNFRSSLVTNYRNRARNYYDGTKATRNGAADARLRTRTYNDFAWINDNYFTYNKTFNGRHDLNATLGMSFEQRNYNFTETIGTGFTNDAVQTMNAASTIAYGDESRAVETLHSIFARVNYAFDDKYLFSLSMRTDGSSKFGSNYKYGVFPAASFGWRITEESFMDNVNWISVLKPRISYGITGNNSGIGYYEALERMSPSGAVVGGNVSSGYVPSNIAQPDLRWEQQVELNPGIDYGFFGNRVFGSVEWYRRTSSNLLLSQQIPSITGFDQRTINLGQVQNQGFEFEMSVKPIVSSKFNWTLTANASTNENKLIDFGGVDSLITIVDSKRPANWIAVEGQPISSFYGYQIDRSKGDNGKVPFEYLNEGFWPIGGKSQMGYVKDLNDDGVIDDKDRTILGSPYPTFIWSVTNSFQVGPFDIMFMFQGSMGGKTLNIDPQYYEYQTMQGQRPNTQFFDDMSLVKERILTDDVVQDASFIALRSLNMGFTLPERWITKIGLNKTRLYCSGTNLLYIMADDYTSFNPEGIRDEGPINYGYQRGAAPIPRSFIIGINAEF; this comes from the coding sequence ATGTTAAGATTTATACTGAAATGGCAAAAGCAGCTATTTATTTTTTTAGTAATGATACTTATAAATACTTCAGCCTATGCGCAAGTTCAAGTATCAGGAATAGTAACTTCTAAGTCTGATGAATTTCCGATACCCGGAGTTACAATTCTAGTAAAAGGCACAACTGTTGGAACGGTAACAAACTTTGATGGTAAATATACTATTACTTGTGAACCAAATGATATGCTAGTATTTAGGTATATCGGAATGGAAGAACAATACATCGAGGTAAATAACCAAACAACAATTAACGTTTTAATGGTTGACAAACTAGAACACCTTGATGAGGTAGTTGTAGTTGGTTACGGTACTCAACGTAAATCTCACGTAACGGGTGCAATCTCAAAAGTAAAAAATGAAAAATTAGATCAGTTACCTGTATCTCGTGTAGACGAAGCCTTAATTGGTCAGGTTTCTGGGGTAAACATTCAAATGACGAACCCTCAAGCAGGTTCATCTCCAACAATTCAGGTACGTGGTGTAGGTTCTATCGGAGCTGCCGCATCTCCTGCAGTAGTTGTCGATGGGGTTCTTGTAGATTCAGATTATCTAGCCTCGTTAGATATGAATGATGTGGAATCTATAGAGGTATTAAAGGATGCTTCATCTGCAGCAATCTTTGGTTCTAGAGGTGGTAATGGTGTAATCATGATTACTACAAAATCTGGAGAGCCGGGGGAAACAAAGTTTAGTTTTAATAGTTATTATGGTCGTAAATGGGCTTTAACTAGAGATAACTTCCGTCCAACTGTTGCTCAAACAAAAGCAACTGCAGAAGCTTATAGAGCAGAAATTGAACAAAACTTCCCTGATTACGCAGAAGATGAACAATTAAACTACATCTATAACAAGGCGAACACAACTATTACAAGGTTGGAGCACATGCAGAGAATCACTCCTGGTGAAGAAACTGATTGGCAAGATATTATCTTTCAAGAAGGAAATATTCAATCGTACTCTTTAAGTGCTAACGGTGGTTCTGAGAATACTAATTATCATATCTCTGGTGCCTATCTACAAGATGATGGAGTTTTACTTGCAGATTCTTATTCTAAAATGAATTTACGCTTTAAATTAAAAACAAAGCTGTCTAAGAAATTAGAATTAGGTGTCAATTTTAACCCAACAAGGGAGCAAAAGCAAGTTTTTCCAACTTCAGTGCATGAGTCACTTCGTCAATCGTCTTGGTTACCAATTAAGCACGATGACCACACAATTCAATTTGTAGATAGAGGAAACTTTCCAGATGTAGCTGTAGGAGATTATGCACAAGAATCTCATTTTAACAACTATCCAGATCCGAACGATCCTACTAAGACATTACCGAATTTGAGTGTAACAAATAACTCAAATCCATATGCAAATATTGTAGAGCGTGACCACAAAGAACTTACGCATAGAATTTATGCAAGTGCATATGTGAAATATAAAATCTTAAAAGGGTTAAACTTCCGTTCGTCGCTTGTTACAAACTACCGTAACAGAGCTCGTAATTACTACGATGGAACAAAAGCAACTAGAAATGGTGCTGCTGATGCTCGATTAAGAACAAGAACTTATAATGATTTTGCATGGATAAACGATAACTACTTTACATACAATAAAACCTTTAACGGCAGACACGATTTAAATGCAACTTTAGGTATGTCTTTTGAACAAAGGAATTATAATTTCACAGAAACAATTGGTACAGGTTTTACAAATGATGCCGTACAAACAATGAATGCAGCTTCGACTATTGCTTACGGAGATGAATCTAGAGCGGTAGAAACTTTACATTCTATTTTTGCTCGTGTGAATTATGCTTTTGATGATAAATATCTATTCTCACTTTCAATGCGTACAGATGGTAGTTCTAAATTCGGATCTAATTATAAGTACGGTGTTTTCCCTGCTGCATCTTTTGGATGGAGAATTACAGAAGAAAGCTTTATGGATAATGTAAATTGGATATCAGTATTAAAGCCAAGAATATCTTATGGTATTACGGGTAATAATTCAGGTATTGGATATTACGAAGCATTAGAAAGAATGTCTCCATCAGGAGCAGTAGTAGGAGGTAATGTATCTTCTGGTTATGTACCGTCTAATATTGCACAACCTGATTTACGTTGGGAACAGCAAGTTGAGCTTAACCCAGGTATTGATTATGGATTTTTTGGAAACAGAGTTTTTGGTTCTGTTGAATGGTACCGTCGTACTTCTTCAAACCTATTGTTAAGCCAACAAATACCTTCAATCACAGGTTTTGATCAAAGAACAATTAACTTAGGACAGGTACAAAACCAAGGTTTCGAATTTGAAATGAGTGTGAAACCTATCGTATCATCTAAATTTAATTGGACGTTAACAGCAAACGCATCAACAAATGAAAATAAATTAATTGATTTTGGTGGTGTTGATAGCTTAATAACTATTGTAGATTCAAAAAGACCAGCTAACTGGATTGCTGTAGAAGGACAACCTATTTCATCTTTCTATGGTTACCAAATAGATCGTTCTAAAGGTGATAATGGAAAAGTTCCTTTTGAGTACTTAAACGAAGGTTTCTGGCCAATTGGTGGTAAATCTCAAATGGGTTATGTTAAGGATTTAAATGACGATGGTGTTATTGATGATAAAGATCGTACGATTTTAGGTTCGCCATATCCAACTTTTATTTGGTCTGTTACTAACTCATTCCAAGTAGGACCATTTGATATTATGTTCATGTTCCAAGGTTCTATGGGTGGAAAAACGCTTAATATAGATCCTCAGTACTACGAGTATCAAACAATGCAAGGACAGCGTCCTAATACGCAATTCTTTGATGATATGAGTTTAGTAAAAGAAAGAATTCTAACAGATGACGTTGTTCAGGATGCTTCTTTTATTGCACTTAGAAGTTTAAACATGGGCTTTACATTGCCTGAGCGTTGGATTACTAAAATTGGTTTAAATAAAACACGCCTATATTGTTCTGGTACAAACCTACTTTACATAATGGCTGATGATTATACTTCTTTCAACCCTGAAGGGATAAGAGACGAAGGACCAATTAATTATGGTTATCAAAGAGGAGCTGCTCCAATTCCTCGCTCATTTATTATAGGTATTAACGCTGAATTTTAA
- a CDS encoding DUF1254 domain-containing protein yields MKTSTLIKQFAIGLTFLGSTRIVNAQNVLTLSDASLIGNELIETPYSNVSLDNNYITEGAEEIFDAMDFQRGSQAYIWATPIVSMRSWGINEDAAFDAAGLENFVVLQSLNEKRGVVTGNLTTPYIFTFSNLQDGAVKVDYPKGMTAGAFLDLWQRPIVDLGLTGPDKGKGGSYIIVGPNDNPSKYKGQADFIYQSETNNFFIGLRILSEEKNAVESFKKNLRLGKVEEPLKEANFIEGKDKEWSGTSPRGIEFWALLHQIINEEPVREEDKAWIAMLKPLGLEIGKPFAPTPRQEKILLEAHNMGELMVRNLQTNPRFSTPYWENTNWYKSFDFTIEQKNETMVYLDERAVWFYEAVSSTKGMVNPTPGFGQVYMTTKRDENGDLLRADKTYKLNIPADVPVEQFWSVTLYSENTRRPYDNGGNEIEDIGINSRRTDLTVNKDGSIDVYIGNKKPKGVKSSNYLKTVGNDGWFIYFRLYAPKQAFFDKSFQLSDWEVVDSNQLTK; encoded by the coding sequence ATGAAAACAAGTACACTTATTAAGCAATTTGCAATTGGGTTAACATTTTTGGGTTCAACAAGGATAGTCAATGCTCAAAATGTTTTAACCTTATCAGACGCATCATTAATAGGTAATGAGCTAATAGAAACACCATATTCTAACGTGTCGCTTGATAATAATTATATCACCGAAGGTGCTGAAGAAATCTTTGACGCAATGGATTTTCAACGTGGATCTCAAGCATATATTTGGGCTACTCCTATTGTTTCTATGAGATCTTGGGGAATTAATGAAGATGCTGCTTTTGATGCTGCTGGTTTAGAAAATTTTGTAGTGTTACAATCTTTAAATGAAAAAAGAGGTGTAGTAACAGGTAATTTAACTACTCCTTATATTTTCACTTTTTCCAACCTTCAGGATGGAGCTGTAAAAGTAGATTACCCTAAAGGGATGACAGCAGGTGCATTTCTAGATTTATGGCAAAGACCGATTGTAGATTTAGGATTAACGGGTCCAGATAAAGGGAAAGGCGGTAGTTATATTATTGTAGGACCAAACGATAACCCTTCAAAATATAAAGGACAAGCTGATTTTATATATCAATCGGAAACGAATAATTTTTTTATTGGCCTCAGAATACTTAGTGAGGAGAAAAATGCAGTCGAAAGTTTTAAAAAGAATTTAAGATTAGGGAAAGTCGAAGAACCTTTAAAAGAAGCGAATTTTATTGAAGGAAAAGACAAAGAATGGTCAGGTACTTCTCCAAGAGGAATTGAATTTTGGGCATTACTTCATCAAATTATTAACGAAGAACCTGTTAGAGAAGAAGATAAAGCTTGGATTGCTATGTTAAAACCACTTGGACTTGAAATAGGAAAACCTTTTGCTCCTACTCCTAGGCAAGAAAAAATATTGTTAGAAGCTCACAATATGGGTGAATTAATGGTTAGAAATTTACAAACAAACCCTAGATTTTCAACACCATATTGGGAAAACACAAATTGGTATAAATCATTTGATTTTACAATTGAACAGAAGAACGAAACAATGGTTTACTTAGATGAAAGAGCAGTATGGTTTTACGAGGCAGTATCTTCTACAAAAGGAATGGTAAACCCTACTCCTGGTTTTGGGCAGGTGTATATGACTACTAAAAGAGATGAAAATGGAGATTTATTAAGAGCAGATAAAACTTATAAATTAAATATTCCAGCAGATGTTCCTGTAGAACAATTTTGGTCGGTTACATTGTATTCAGAAAATACTCGACGTCCATACGATAACGGTGGAAATGAAATTGAGGATATAGGAATTAACTCAAGAAGAACAGACCTTACTGTAAATAAAGATGGTTCTATTGATGTTTATATTGGAAATAAGAAACCCAAAGGAGTCAAATCTTCTAATTACCTTAAAACTGTAGGTAATGATGGGTGGTTTATTTATTTCAGGTTATATGCTCCAAAACAAGCTTTTTTCGATAAATCATTTCAATTATCAGATTGGGAGGTTGTTGACAGTAATCAATTGACAAAATAA
- a CDS encoding fibronectin type III domain-containing protein encodes MRNFNNIINLCLLFLLGTVSVYAQQTDTPHTAGNEGVYVFQATEYFSNNAGSNSFDGEVWVQGTDEVVGDYMYLENTSSDNRNETSAERGDSPSLTYKINMESAQKGFVWALINEGAKDAGRIYVNMNDLDLDKRAANSYGSAAKSRISDEMKGQWQWILLNNQANEKIVLSGDNTIEFFKARPDIKIAKIAFTPIQELNMIINAPMLTVTENDGTNLTITIGDPSLTGELYDFEEVIYDPKNYFYRVQVGGELINDAATENTIVIPLADLTSDVDVEVQVGHQFRKNSEENLDNYSLTTTLTVNATSQPEEDGSLEPTTDPHLADGNGIYMFSATEFAENKEGSAFGAQDFSGEKWVKGTDEVIGDYMYLENTTSDNRNETSSERAASPSLVYKINMESAKTGFVWALINEGSKDAGRIYVNMNDLDLDKRKVDSYGSAARSRISDHMKGEWQWILLNNQANDNVVIKGDNTLEIFKARPNIKIAKIAFTPQQDINLIIDTKMPSVTDNDGTNLTIGWDEPTLTGDLYDKNDAVFATKTYYYRVKLGEEVIGDDITTRTIQIPLTNLTEAKIVTVEVGHEFKKNSSGTHPTYSIPGEISVDATSMPSEGEDNEAPTKPSDLASSNITQNSITLSWTTATDNIGVVGYKIKQDGGELSSRITDGTSTTISGLQPETEYSFSVIAYDAAGNDSEMSDVHTVSTIAVPTNPDGEYQDFIHQADGEGVYQFDAVEFASNLPGSDAFDGQKWLVGTDEVVGKYLYLENTDTTTNVNKVSADRMKSPSLSYKISMPEVQTGFIWALINQGEKNGGKIYGSVNGIDVDKRKSGEYGAAFGSRISGDLVGKWQWVLVGYQIRNKDATMLKEGINEIAFFMGYPNIKIAKVIYAPRQEILPIINAPKIRIQANDETTVTVSWEEPVLTGELYNKIPEIINPKDYTFRVKLEGRDEVDIKERQYVIDKNFLKGGKTFTVEIGHQFRKSSNENALFFSLPASIPVTEDSQPDFEAPTTPTDLTSIDTQGTNVALSWTASTDNIGVVGYYIFQDGIKIQEVQSTSYKVSGLTPSTNYTFEVQAYDLTGNLSEKSTPLVLTTNAEDEVIGDRPNIVSELSASQITANSFTVSWKPSNSLNGINAYYIFLKVSGSDNDFKMVAELNGETFSFNLTNLEIGTSYDVMIRAEDGEGFLSEESSVLTQLTLDAPLSVDTNSTVKLIQSVYPNPSINDINIEFSTEVTYQVYDLTGYTVVEGSARNLKINLVSGTYILVAIDKNGNKEVTKLMCF; translated from the coding sequence ATGAGAAATTTTAACAACATTATAAATTTATGCTTACTTTTTCTTTTAGGAACTGTAAGTGTATATGCTCAACAAACAGATACACCTCATACAGCAGGTAACGAAGGTGTTTATGTATTCCAAGCAACAGAGTATTTTTCTAACAATGCTGGTTCAAATTCTTTTGATGGTGAAGTTTGGGTACAAGGAACTGACGAAGTAGTTGGTGATTACATGTATTTAGAAAACACTTCTTCAGACAACAGAAATGAAACTTCTGCTGAAAGAGGAGATAGTCCATCATTAACTTATAAGATTAATATGGAATCTGCTCAAAAAGGTTTTGTTTGGGCATTAATCAATGAAGGTGCAAAAGATGCTGGTCGTATTTATGTAAATATGAATGACTTAGATTTAGATAAGCGTGCTGCAAATTCTTATGGTAGTGCTGCTAAATCTCGAATTTCTGATGAAATGAAAGGCCAGTGGCAATGGATTCTGCTTAATAATCAAGCAAATGAAAAAATCGTTCTAAGTGGAGATAATACTATCGAATTTTTTAAAGCAAGACCAGATATCAAAATTGCAAAAATTGCTTTTACTCCTATACAAGAGCTTAATATGATTATTAATGCTCCTATGTTAACTGTTACAGAAAATGATGGTACAAACCTTACTATAACAATAGGAGATCCGTCATTAACAGGAGAATTATACGACTTTGAAGAAGTTATCTACGATCCAAAAAATTATTTTTATAGAGTTCAAGTAGGTGGGGAGTTAATCAATGATGCTGCTACTGAAAATACAATTGTAATACCTTTAGCAGATTTAACATCAGATGTTGATGTTGAGGTACAAGTTGGTCATCAATTCAGAAAGAATAGCGAGGAAAATTTAGATAACTACTCTTTAACTACTACGTTAACTGTAAATGCTACTTCTCAACCTGAAGAAGATGGTAGTTTAGAACCAACAACAGATCCGCACTTAGCGGATGGAAATGGTATTTATATGTTCTCTGCTACAGAATTTGCAGAAAATAAAGAAGGTTCAGCATTTGGAGCTCAAGATTTCTCTGGAGAAAAATGGGTAAAAGGTACTGATGAAGTAATTGGAGATTACATGTATTTAGAAAATACTACTTCAGACAATAGAAATGAAACTTCGTCTGAAAGAGCTGCTTCTCCTTCTTTAGTTTATAAGATAAATATGGAGTCTGCAAAAACAGGTTTTGTATGGGCTTTAATAAATGAAGGTTCAAAAGATGCTGGTCGTATTTATGTTAACATGAATGATCTAGATTTAGATAAACGTAAAGTAGATTCTTACGGTAGTGCTGCTAGATCTAGAATTTCAGATCATATGAAAGGAGAATGGCAGTGGATTTTGCTTAATAATCAAGCAAATGATAATGTTGTTATTAAAGGTGACAATACATTAGAGATTTTTAAAGCAAGACCTAATATTAAGATAGCTAAAATTGCATTTACACCTCAGCAGGATATCAATTTAATAATTGATACAAAAATGCCTAGTGTTACTGATAATGATGGCACAAACTTAACTATCGGTTGGGATGAGCCTACTTTAACGGGTGATCTTTACGATAAAAATGATGCAGTTTTTGCAACAAAAACATACTACTATAGAGTAAAATTAGGTGAAGAAGTTATAGGTGATGATATTACTACAAGAACAATTCAAATTCCTCTAACAAATTTAACAGAAGCTAAAATTGTTACTGTGGAAGTTGGGCATGAATTTAAGAAAAACAGTTCTGGAACTCACCCAACATATTCTATTCCAGGAGAAATTTCTGTAGATGCTACTTCTATGCCTTCCGAAGGTGAAGATAACGAAGCACCAACAAAACCTTCAGACCTTGCTTCTTCTAATATTACTCAAAATTCAATCACTTTATCTTGGACTACAGCAACAGACAATATTGGTGTTGTAGGTTATAAAATTAAGCAAGACGGAGGAGAGTTGTCAAGTAGAATTACAGACGGAACAAGTACTACAATTTCTGGATTACAGCCTGAAACTGAATATTCATTTTCTGTGATTGCTTATGATGCTGCTGGAAATGATTCTGAAATGTCAGATGTTCATACAGTTTCTACAATAGCAGTACCGACTAACCCTGACGGTGAATACCAAGATTTTATTCATCAAGCAGACGGTGAAGGAGTGTACCAATTCGATGCTGTTGAGTTTGCTTCAAACTTACCTGGTAGTGACGCTTTTGATGGCCAAAAGTGGTTAGTAGGTACAGACGAAGTTGTTGGTAAATACTTGTATTTAGAGAATACAGATACAACAACTAATGTCAATAAAGTATCTGCAGACAGAATGAAGTCTCCTTCTTTATCATATAAAATTAGTATGCCTGAAGTACAAACAGGATTCATCTGGGCTTTAATTAATCAAGGTGAAAAGAATGGTGGTAAAATTTATGGTAGCGTAAACGGTATTGATGTTGATAAAAGAAAGAGTGGTGAATACGGTGCTGCTTTTGGCTCTAGAATTTCTGGTGATTTAGTTGGTAAATGGCAATGGGTTTTAGTTGGCTATCAGATTAGAAATAAAGATGCTACAATGCTAAAAGAAGGCATAAACGAAATTGCATTCTTTATGGGGTATCCAAATATTAAAATTGCAAAAGTGATTTATGCTCCAAGACAGGAAATTTTACCAATTATCAATGCTCCTAAAATCAGAATTCAAGCAAACGACGAAACTACTGTAACAGTATCTTGGGAAGAGCCAGTGCTGACAGGAGAGCTTTATAATAAAATTCCTGAGATTATAAATCCAAAAGATTACACGTTTAGAGTGAAATTAGAAGGTCGAGATGAGGTAGATATAAAAGAAAGACAGTATGTAATTGATAAAAATTTTTTAAAAGGTGGAAAAACGTTTACCGTGGAGATTGGTCATCAGTTTAGAAAAAGTAGTAATGAAAATGCTTTATTCTTCTCTTTACCAGCTTCAATCCCAGTAACAGAAGATAGTCAACCAGATTTTGAAGCACCAACTACTCCTACAGATTTAACTTCTATAGATACACAAGGAACAAATGTTGCTTTAAGTTGGACTGCTTCTACGGATAACATTGGTGTAGTTGGTTATTATATTTTCCAAGATGGTATTAAGATCCAAGAAGTTCAATCTACTTCTTATAAAGTTTCTGGTTTAACTCCATCAACAAATTATACTTTCGAAGTACAAGCGTATGATTTAACTGGTAATTTATCAGAAAAATCTACACCACTAGTACTTACAACTAATGCTGAAGACGAAGTAATTGGCGACCGTCCAAATATTGTTTCAGAATTATCAGCATCTCAAATAACAGCAAATTCATTTACAGTAAGTTGGAAACCATCAAACTCTTTAAATGGAATAAATGCTTATTATATATTCTTAAAAGTATCGGGTTCTGATAATGACTTTAAAATGGTTGCAGAATTGAATGGAGAAACATTCTCTTTTAATCTTACAAACCTTGAAATTGGAACATCATACGATGTTATGATAAGAGCTGAAGACGGTGAAGGTTTCTTATCAGAAGAATCTAGCGTTTTAACTCAGTTAACATTAGATGCACCACTTTCTGTGGATACAAACTCAACAGTGAAATTAATTCAAAGTGTATATCCTAATCCAAGTATTAATGATATAAATATTGAATTTTCAACTGAAGTAACTTATCAAGTTTATGATCTTACAGGGTATACTGTAGTAGAAGGTTCTGCTAGAAACCTTAAGATTAACCTTGTATCAGGTACTTATATTTTAGTTGCTATTGATAAAAATGGCAATAAAGAAGTCACTAAATTAATGTGCTTCTAA
- a CDS encoding RagB/SusD family nutrient uptake outer membrane protein has product MKSIIKIVFAVVLSSLVACNDFLTEYPISEVGVDNYLKNDDEVETAVIGIYSGLQDVVQQEYAILEMRSDNAGTRSGVGDWAQFESFTLITTNSVVANYWNACYSTLYRTNLVLASIENVVDPTKKQQFEAEARFVRAYIHFNLVRLFGSVPIANRKVEEGDLEGYKQVEASEIYTLVEEDLRFATENLLSRDQITLGRANKETAETMLAKYFLKFKNYDEAKTLLQAVIDRGNFSLATNYEDIFYQELGSEIIFPISFIDDNTDNSQSFSYYFLYEQGSHNYATEDMINLYESSPGIAGEDYRYTTNIVDQRGERQGCGKFLSISSNIRLSGNDYVHTRYTDVLLLYVEAVIGDSFQTSDAVALSYFNAIRQRAGLAEIQNITSPRLATERRKEFLYENQRWFDLDRTGNLEATITNFMNNQGLNFDKRHLLLPIPQREIDTSKGQLDQNPGY; this is encoded by the coding sequence ATGAAATCAATTATAAAAATAGTTTTCGCAGTAGTATTATCGAGCTTAGTTGCTTGTAATGACTTTCTGACGGAATATCCGATATCTGAAGTAGGCGTTGACAACTACTTAAAAAATGATGACGAAGTTGAAACTGCAGTTATAGGCATCTATTCTGGCCTACAAGATGTTGTTCAACAAGAATATGCAATTTTAGAGATGAGATCTGACAATGCTGGAACACGTAGTGGTGTAGGTGATTGGGCTCAATTCGAATCTTTTACTTTAATTACAACAAACTCTGTTGTTGCTAATTATTGGAATGCATGTTACAGTACTTTATACAGAACAAATTTAGTTCTTGCTAGTATTGAAAATGTTGTAGACCCTACTAAAAAGCAACAATTTGAAGCTGAAGCTCGCTTTGTTAGAGCTTATATTCACTTTAATTTAGTCCGCCTATTTGGTAGTGTTCCAATTGCAAACAGAAAGGTAGAAGAAGGTGATTTAGAAGGATACAAACAAGTTGAAGCTAGTGAAATTTATACATTAGTAGAAGAAGACTTAAGGTTTGCTACAGAGAATTTACTTTCAAGAGATCAAATTACTTTAGGTAGAGCAAATAAAGAAACAGCAGAAACAATGTTGGCAAAATACTTCTTAAAATTTAAGAACTATGATGAAGCTAAAACATTATTACAAGCTGTTATCGATAGAGGAAACTTCTCTCTAGCAACAAATTATGAAGATATTTTTTATCAAGAATTAGGCAGCGAAATTATTTTCCCTATCTCTTTTATTGATGATAATACTGATAATTCTCAATCTTTCTCTTATTACTTTTTATACGAGCAAGGTTCACACAATTATGCTACTGAAGATATGATAAATCTCTATGAATCTTCGCCTGGTATAGCTGGAGAAGACTATAGATATACAACAAACATTGTCGACCAACGTGGTGAAAGACAAGGTTGTGGTAAATTCTTATCAATATCAAGTAATATTAGATTATCTGGTAACGATTACGTTCACACAAGATATACAGATGTGCTTTTACTTTATGTAGAAGCAGTAATTGGAGATAGTTTCCAAACATCAGATGCTGTTGCATTAAGTTACTTTAATGCAATAAGACAACGTGCTGGGTTAGCAGAAATACAAAATATTACTAGCCCAAGATTAGCAACAGAAAGAAGAAAGGAATTTCTATATGAAAACCAACGTTGGTTTGATTTAGATAGAACTGGGAATCTTGAAGCAACAATTACAAACTTTATGAATAACCAAGGATTAAACTTTGACAAACGCCATTTATTACTACCAATTCCACAAAGAGAAATTGACACAAGTAAGGGGCAACTAGATCAAAACCCTGGTTACTAG